The nucleotide sequence AAACCCAGCCGGTCTCGTTCGCCGAGACAAGCGCCAGTGGCTTGCGCTCCTCCCCAACAGCACGAACAATCTGCGTCACCGACATCTCCGGCGAGGCTATGATCCTTCCGGAAAGTGGCAGCTGAGGCGTCTCACGCATCCGCTCCACCCGCAAAAACTTGCGCGAACATCTTGGTCAAAGCTTCGGTGACCGGACCCCTTCTGTCCCTTACGGCCACGGCGCCAGCTACCGCGGTGGTCAGTAAGAGTTCATCCGCTGTGTCCAGGTCCTCGGCGAAGAGCACCTTTTCCTCGGCGCGCAGACCCAGGGAGGCAGCGAAGTCAAATACGACCGCTCGCGAGACCCCTGCAAGCGCAGGGGGGCTCGGCGGAGTCAGCAGCCTGTCACCTCGGCAAAGCCACAGCGTGGCCTGGGAGGTGTCGATCACATGGCCGGTCGGTGATACCAGGACGGCTACATCGGCGCCCGCTCGGCGAGCCTGCTCGAGCGCGCGATCCCAAAACGAGCGATCCTCCGGCTTGGCCCCGCCTGGCGGCAGATGCGGCTCCTCGGAGGTGACCAGCGCGATTCTCGGCCCGCCTGGAACATCGATGGTCGAAGGGCTGGTGGTAACCTCGACCCATACGCTACCGTCGACAGCGACATGGAGCGACATTCGGCCATACTCATTGGCCCATGCCTCGGCGGCTCTAAGGGCCTTGGTTCGGGCATCCGCGAGCACCACGTCATCGCAACCACCCGCTTTTAGCCTCGCCAGATGGCGCGCGAGTAGCGGGATACGTCCCTCCTGAACGCGGATGGTCTCTCGCAGCGCCTCTGAGAGGGTCGCGGCCATGCCTAATGCCTGAAGTGGCGGTGTCCCGTGAATACCATCGCGATGCCCAGCTCATCGGCTTTCTCGATGACCTCCGCGTCACGCACGGAACCTCCTGGTTGAATGAGAGCCACGACGCCAGCCGCCGCGCAAACCTCGATCGTGTCCGAGAAGGGAACGAAGGCATCGCTCGCCGCGACCGCCCCGCGTGCCTTTTCCCCCGCTTGCTCGACAGCGATACGCGCCGAGTTCACGCGATTCATCTGGCCCGCGCCAACACCCACGCTCGTGAAGTCCGCCGCGATGACAATGGCGTTAGACTTGACGCTTTTCGCGGTCTTCCAAGCAAAGAGCATCTGCTCCATCTCCTCGGCGGTGGGCTTGCGTCTGGTGGGTACCGTGAACGCCGAGGGATCTTCGGCGACCAGATCGCTTGTCTGCACGAGCATGCCGCCTTCGACGGCGCGCGATTCGTAGTGCGCCTTCGGAGCGCGCATCCCCCCGGTCGCAAGGACCCGGATGTTGGGCTTGGAGCCGAGCAATTCGAGCGCGGCCTCCTCAAAACTTGGCGCGATGATCACCTCGACGAACTGGCCGTTGGCGAATATCGCCTCGATAAGCTCCGCTTCCACGTCGCGGTTGAGCGCCACGACACCGCCGAATGCGCTGACGGGATCGACGTCGTGTGCACGCCTGTAAGCGGCTACGACATCATCGGCGATCGCCACGCCGCACGGATTCGTGTGTTTGACGATCACGCAGGCCGGCTCGGCGAATTCGCGCACCGCGCACCAGGCGGCATCCGTATCGAGGATGTTGTTGTACGACAGCTCCTTGCCCTGAAGCTGTGTCGCGCGAGCAAGCGTATTGGGCTGGCTGTCCATGAAACGATAGAATGCCGCACTTTGATGGGGGTTTTCCCCATACCGAAGATCCTGGACCTTCTCCAGCCGGAAACGGGCCTCTTGCGGGAAACGCGTTTCGCCATAACCGGAAAGGTGCATCCATATCGCGCTGTCATACGCGCTGGTGAGGCGAAACACCTCCTCGGCGAGTTTGCGCCTGGTGGCAAGGCTCGTCGCGCCTGAGTTCGAGCGCATCTCGGCAAGAAGATCGTCGTAGCTAGCCGGGTCGGTCACGACCGCGACGCTGGCGAAGTTCTTCGCCGCCGAGCGCAGCATGCTCGGGCCGCCGATGTCGATGTTCTCGATGGCGTCTTCTTCCGAGACGCCCTCCCGTGCGACCGTAGCCTCGAAGGCGTAGAGATTGACAACCACCATGTCGATCATCCCGATGCCGTGCTCGGCAGCAGAGGCCATGTGCTCGGGTATGTCCCGGCGAGCGAGCAGTCCGCCGTGCACCCTCGGGTGAAGGGTCTTGACACGGCCGTCCATCATCTCGGGAAAGTCAGTCAGATCATCGATCGGCCTGACGTCGATACCTGCCTGCGAGAGAACCGCGGCCGTGCCGCCGGTCGAGACGATCTCGATCCCGAACTCCTCGGACAGAGCGCGACAAAACTCCACGACGCCGGTCTTGTCGGTGACAGAGACCAGCGCTCGCCTGACCTGAACCTGACTCATTTACTCCCTTTCCATCGAAATTAGCAGCGTTTCCAATCAGAGTCGGTTGCGGCTTTTCGCCTACTCCACGATCTGATTCCACTTTCCATCCGAAACAACATACGCCGAGATAACCTGGTTGGTCGTGTCGCCGTTTTCATCAAACTCCGTAAGCCCGGTGACACCATCGAATGAGCCGTTGCGAATCGCTTGCGCGATCGCCGCACGATCTGTTCCGGCCTCAAGCACCGCGCGCACGAAAATCCACGCCTGATCGTAAGCGTAGCTGTCGAACGCCTCGGGGGCCTGCCCGAACTCCGCCTCATACGCGGCCTTGAAGTCCTTGCCCTTGGGCTGCTGCTCAAGCGGCAAGCCTAGGCTGGTCGCCATGTCACCCTCGGCGTTTCCGGCACCGGCGATATCTATATACTCCTGGGAAAAGATCATGTCCCCGCCGATAAGCGGAACGCCCATCCCGGACTCAGACATCTGCTTTGACAGCAATCCGCCTTCCGTGTGCGCGCCGGCATAGTAAACGGCCTCGGGGGCAAGGCCCCTTATCCTGGTGACAAGCGCCGAGAAGTCAACCGTTTTGGGCTGAACCTGCTCACGCAAGAGCACGGTGCCACCCTT is from Actinomycetota bacterium and encodes:
- the purH gene encoding bifunctional phosphoribosylaminoimidazolecarboxamide formyltransferase/IMP cyclohydrolase is translated as MSQVQVRRALVSVTDKTGVVEFCRALSEEFGIEIVSTGGTAAVLSQAGIDVRPIDDLTDFPEMMDGRVKTLHPRVHGGLLARRDIPEHMASAAEHGIGMIDMVVVNLYAFEATVAREGVSEEDAIENIDIGGPSMLRSAAKNFASVAVVTDPASYDDLLAEMRSNSGATSLATRRKLAEEVFRLTSAYDSAIWMHLSGYGETRFPQEARFRLEKVQDLRYGENPHQSAAFYRFMDSQPNTLARATQLQGKELSYNNILDTDAAWCAVREFAEPACVIVKHTNPCGVAIADDVVAAYRRAHDVDPVSAFGGVVALNRDVEAELIEAIFANGQFVEVIIAPSFEEAALELLGSKPNIRVLATGGMRAPKAHYESRAVEGGMLVQTSDLVAEDPSAFTVPTRRKPTAEEMEQMLFAWKTAKSVKSNAIVIAADFTSVGVGAGQMNRVNSARIAVEQAGEKARGAVAASDAFVPFSDTIEVCAAAGVVALIQPGGSVRDAEVIEKADELGIAMVFTGHRHFRH
- a CDS encoding aminotransferase class IV, translated to MAATLSEALRETIRVQEGRIPLLARHLARLKAGGCDDVVLADARTKALRAAEAWANEYGRMSLHVAVDGSVWVEVTTSPSTIDVPGGPRIALVTSEEPHLPPGGAKPEDRSFWDRALEQARRAGADVAVLVSPTGHVIDTSQATLWLCRGDRLLTPPSPPALAGVSRAVVFDFAASLGLRAEEKVLFAEDLDTADELLLTTAVAGAVAVRDRRGPVTEALTKMFAQVFAGGADA